The Balaenoptera acutorostrata chromosome 13, mBalAcu1.1, whole genome shotgun sequence region ACACTCCAGCTTAAGTTGTTTGACAATTATATTTCTTGTTGTAAATGAGTAATTATGGCCTTCTAGctcattttaaaagtcatttttgggaattccctggtggcccagtggttaggacttggtgttttcactgctggggcccgggttcaatccctggtcggggaactaagatcccgcaagccgcggggtgcagccaaaaataaataaataataaaaaataaaataaaataaagtcattgtTACTTTGGCGAGTCTCTGTAAGAAACTGGCCCGCTCTGGCCTGTGGGCCTGGAACCCCCACTTGGGGCTGTGGAAGTGGTATCATGTGCTAGCTCCCCTAAAAGCACTGTTGTTGTAACCATGGTGGGAGCCAGAGCAGGTTTTTAAGTGGTGGGGTGGCATGATTAGCACCAGCCTGTCTCCAAGAACTGAAACTTCAAAgtaaaacgttaaaaaaaaaagtcaatcaaaCCCTAGCAGAACTTGATTTTGACTTAATTTCTAAATGGCCTGGAGGTGCCCCTGGTTTGAGGTTTGTCTCTGGCCTCTGTGGGTCCAAAGCCCTAAAAGCCGCCTCTGTGGGGGAAGCAGTGTTGTGCATGTTCATGCGACTTGCTTCACTCCTGGCTCTTGGCCTACTTTCAAGTCGGGTCCTGCCTAGACTTCGGGAGAATTCTTCTGGGAGAATTTGAGGCACTAAAGTGCAAAGATCCACGTCAGTCATCCTCTGCTCTGAGCGCCAGGGCCAGCGCCCACACTTCAGCCTGGTGATCCAGTCAAGGAGCCAGACCCTCTCCCGAGGCCTCAGGCCAGAGCTCTGGCTTCTCACTCGCCTTCTTCGGCTCTGCTGGCAGCCCCAGGCAGGAGGCCTGCTCTGGAACTCCAGCCACGAAAGCACCTGGTGACTCCAGGGCTGGAAACCCCACTATTTATAAAAGTCTATaggggggactttcctggtggcgcagtggctaagaatctgcctgccgatgcaggggacacaggttagagccctggtccgggaagatctcacatgccgcggagcaactaagcccgtgcaccacaactactgagcctgagctctagagcccgcaagccacaactactgagcccacgtgccacaactactgaaggctgcacgcctagagcctgtgctccgcaacaagagaagccacgacaatgagaagcccgcgtaccacaacgaagagtagcccccgctcaccgcaactaaagaaagctcgtgcgcagcaacgaagacccaacacagccaaaaataaataaataaataaataaataaataaataaataaaagtctatAAAAGGTGTTAATTACTAGGGTCCTTCTGAGTCCCCATCTCAGCTGGGCCTTTGACAGCCCTTCCCTGATGATCCACCTCTACcgtcctctctctctgtttccaccAAGAAGATAAAGGCTGTCAGATGTCAGGTCCCTGCCACCCCCCTCCACattaatatgttgaagccctaaacccccagaacctcagaatgtgacatttggagacagggtctttacagaggtaattaacttaaagtgaggtcattaggGATGGACACAGGGAAGACGATGTGAAGATACTGTTTGGCCTGTGAGCCTAAAACATCCAATCTCTGGCCCTTGAGGGTGTGCCAAGCCCTGAGCTAGACAGCGTTGCAGAGGCGCCGGGAGGCAGGACAGATGGGTTGACAGGCTTTCAAGAAGCACGAGACGTGGCAGCCAGGACCAAACACCTGAGGACTCAATAAGGAGGGTCCTCCCCCAACCAGCTCTTTGAAAAGGACCTCACAGGAGGCAAAGCTCGATTAAAAAACaacttcacattttattttaaggaatatgGTCATTTGTGGAGTTGAAGGCATGAAGTACAAGAGCTGCTCTGACACACACTCTGAGCAGAAGCCCCTCCCGTGTGCACTTGTAACGACTCGCTCATCGTTTTGTACACATTTCACCCATCAGAGCTGAAGATGCTTAACGACATTggtaactttaaaaattctgcaGAAAAGGCCTATGTAGGCAAAGTATAAGATTTTTACTAAATTGGTGTGGTGTACACTTAAAATCACATATTCacaaaaagaagttaaagaaagagaaattaaaatgcacTTATGTACTTCCATTCTTGCCACCTGAGGTAAATTCAGGTCTCCTTTCCTATATAACGCAAAAAAGACGTCCACGAGGCAACCTGCCACTGTTAACTACAAATCACTACGTTAGAAAGTTCCTCCGAAGGAGAACACGCTTATTGTTAAGTTAGGAGCACACTTAACGTGTAACCAACCTTGAGTTAGAAAAGCCACTCTTTGGAAGGCACAATTTGTTTCCAGGTCGACCGTGGAATTCCAGATCTGTCTTCCGGACCCCATGCAGCAAGAAGGACAACCCCAGCCGGGCACCCCTGTGTCTCCCTGACACGTGTGTCCAGAGGGCAGAGTTTTCCTCTGCTCACCATCACCACACGCAGGTCCTGGAGGCTCCTCTGGTCCTCCTTTGTTCTCTGAGAGCGTGAGCAGCTCTGCTGTGTGAAGCAGCAGCCACTGGCCCTCAGTGGGTGCGGGAGCAGGTGGGGACCTGGCAGAGATGCTGCCCAGCACGAGGATGAGACAGGCCCTTGGCCCAGGCCTTAGAATGAGGGATGTGAACAAGAACAGAACCAAATATACGGGGAGACATGTGCGAGGGAAACGTTTCTAGAAGAGTGAGGGCAACTCTCCCTCCACAGCTTGGGGTAAaaaagggggtggtggtgatcGGCTTCATCAATCCaacaaaagacacaaaataagGTGCTACTTTGCTTCAAATTGGTTAAATCACTAACCCCATTATGTGAGAGGAGGGCTGCAGACAGTGTGTGGCAGTGGCCTTTGTCTGTGTTTATTCGAACAGAGAAGCTCAGATCTAGGTGTGCTGACTAATCTCCACGTGTCTATGCCCGAGGGTGAGGAGCAGGAACAGTTATCCTGACACCCGTTGAGGAAGGCGGCGTCATGGAGGAAAACCCGGGAACGATGCCGGGTGGACAGGCACCCCCAGGCTGCCCTGCATCCTGGTGTCACACTTCGGAGCAGCCTTTTTGCTGGAGGCCCTGTGAACTCATTCAGTGTGGGCCTGGTGGACatgtaaaatttttcctttttccagttACCAGGAGAACAACCATGATAGGCTCGTGATAAGCAGATGTGGGTCTGATTATCTTCCACAGCATCCGCACACCCTGTGACATTCCCAGTGATGTGGGTCAGACTCGCAGGGCGGCTGGAACATGACAGAAAGTTGTGTCTGCCCACGTAGGCCGTCATGTTTTTAGGAAAGTCAGGCATTATGGGATGGAACTTTTATATTTGAATTGCTACATAAACGCTGCTGCATTGCTGCTGCCCCTTAAAGACGTTCCTTTGCTTTAAGGGACTTTGTTTATATTCTACTGAACCAAAGTTGTGAAGGTCACCATGCCGGGGCCAGGTTTCAAGGTGAAAGGCACTGTGATTTTAAGGTTTCCAACCTAATCTGTCTTATTAAAATCAGTCCCTTTCAccatcttcaaaatattttaatttatttgcttttaaaaagaccAGGACCTCGTGGCTTCAATTATTTTGTTGGAGGTACCAATGTAAAGAAATTCTTTTAAGTACAGAAATCAATTTTAATTAGTACTTTtaaatgattctctttttttgtaaaatgaagagagAACAAGCTAGGCCAAGTAGAATGATAACGTCTGggctttttttaaaagccatatcCTTCTGTGCACAGTCAGCGTCATTAGTGGAGTTCCAGTCCTAAAACTGGGGCCAGAGAATCAAGTGATGGGTCAAGGCATGTTGCCAGCAGCACAGAAGAGTGGGTGGGAATCCTGGATGGGCCAGGGGACCCCAGGCACCGAGTAAACATGTTTGGATGGGGGCCTGGTCCAGGTGACCTGAGGGCAGAGAGCTTGGTGGAGCACGTTTGTGTGATGCTCCTCTCTCACGCTCTGCAGGCCTCAGCCAGCTGGCCAGGGAGTCTCCAGCCAGGGCAGAACATGTTCCTAACCCCATGCAGGGGCAGCGGGGCTCACCCAGCTCCCTATGTGCTTCCAGGCGTCACAGTGAGCAGGGCTGGTCTGAACCCCCTCCTACTAAAACCAAACGCCTGCCAAGGGGCTCAGAGCATCACAATGTGCTCGTGGGGGTCGTGGGGAGAAGGATGCCTAAAAACGCGGGTCACATGGCCCTCAGTGCTCTGCCTCGCGGAGGCCTGGGGACGAGAAGCACAGCAGACGgaagcagaggccggcatgaccaCCACTCTGCCCGCAAACCTCCAGTCAGGGCCCTCAGAGAAGTGGGGCACACGCTTTCTCTACAACAAAACCTCTTTTGAGACCCACTCTGTTACAACATTTGCAAACACATGTGAAATCACATTCTAAAGTAATAACTGAAATTTCTTGGGAGTTTAAAAGAAgacctttcaaatcttttcatcACGATGGAGTGGAAATCTGCCTCCGTCTTCAAAGCTGCCGAACTTTCCTCTCTGTGCTCTTGATGTTGATGTCTAACTTGTCCACTTTGGTTGTGAGGCGGTCAAGAATGTCGTCCTGCTCCTCAATCTCCGTCTGCATCCCCAGGGCGATGTCCTTCAGCCGGCCCAGGCCCACGGACAGCTCATCTGCGGGACAGGAGAGCACACATGGGCCTGAGCCAAGTCACAGCATCGGGACCTGCATCCCCAGATGCTCCCCCCATGGGCTTGGCAGCACTGTGGTCACTGACCCCTCCTCCCTAGAAGACAGGCCAGATGCCAGGGCGTTGGTTACATGTTCCAAAACATGTGCAAGTGAAGAGAAAGCAGTAGCGCTTAACAGGAAAGCCACTCCTCCCTGCTGCCCACCGGGACATCCACTGTTAGTACACggtgtttattttagaaattcataTAGAGCCACACACCTTTCAGCTGCCTTTGAACCTTACATCCCCAGCTCTCTAAAGCTGGGTAAAGCACAGGTCCAGGTGGCAAAGAGGAAGATCCCCATTTGGAAACACATCTGAGATACACCTCAGGCTTTTCCAGTGTTTGTAATAAGTATTTCCCTTCTTTTACAAAAAGTTGTAAAAATCAATCTCAATTCATTTTTAAGAGGAATAAGGTCTATAAGGACATGGTCGGCCTCGAGTATGTGAAGCGCTTCCTTAGCACAGTGACAAAGAAAGAACTGACCATGAGTGGGGAGGAGACCAGCCGAGGGGCCCGGGGTCCCCTGATGGGGCTGTGCAGACCACAGAGGGGAGTCGTGACATGACTGACTCTGTCCAGATGAATATAAAGCCCCtttcctgggtgtgtgtgtgtgcacgtgtgtgccctgaatgtgtatgtgcatgtgcacaGGGTGTGGGGATGGGGTCACACCCAGAGCTGCTTTCTGCCCTTTTACTAGGAAAGAGCTGGGGAAAACAGAAGAGGTGGTGCTTTGTAAGCCTTTTCACTATGTTAAAGAtaaaacattaagtgaaaaaggTCAAAATACACAAATAGTTGGCAATGGCACCACAAATCTAAGCAGAATCAGATTTTTTAGAAATGgtcttcctgggacttccctagtggcgcagtggttaagaatccacctgccaacgcaggggacacgggttcaattcctggtccaggaagatcccacatgccacagagcaactaagcccatgtgccacaactactgagcccgcgtgccacaactactgaagcctgcatgcctagagcccgtgctccgcaacaagagaagccaccacaatgagaagcctgtgcaccacaacaaagaatagcccccgcttgctgcaactagggaaagccggcgtgcagcaacaaagacccaacgcaacagaaacaacaaaaaaaaagagaaaaaaaaagaaaagaaagcctgtGCCCGTGTCCCATGGACACTGACAGCTGTAAGGCCACCCAGGTCTCAGGGAGCTGCTGGCAGCGGGGACGGCTTGGGACCCGCAAGGAGCTGCATTGGGGTGAGAAGCTGGATCAGGGAGGGCCGCCTGGCAAGGGACCGCCAGCAGGGCCAGGCGTCCAGGAGGGAGAGGGACCTGCCCGGGGCGGTGGTGTGGCCCCATCAGCAGGGCCCATGGACGGCCGTGCTGGGGTCCCCCGCGCTGCTCTGTGTCCCGCTCACCCTGCCCGTCCCACTGCACACTCTCAGCCTCTGGGATGGGCTGTCCTAGGTCTTCTTCCTGCTGCACTCCCTGCATTCCTGAATCTCGCCCCCTGCATAGGTCTTCCCCGCAGCAGGCACCAGTGCCAGCCTTTCTTGGTGGGGACACCTTTGGTGGGGAGGACGGGGGGCCCGCCAGCCCCTGTGTTTCTCTGGAGTCAGGCCTGGCAGATGCACCCTCTGCCTGACGCCTTCGGCTCCAGGGCCGAGTCCAGAGGACAAGGAAGCGGTGACCTCCGGGGTGCCCCTGGGCTCCGAGGGCAGAGAGCAGTTGGGGTTCAGGGTGGAGAAACAGAAGGAATGACACCAAAGCAGTCGTCACTGCTGGACGGTGGAATCTGGGTGTTGGTTTCCTTAGGGCACTTGCCTAACTTCACAGTTTTCTACGAGTCTGTGTGCTGAGAAACAAAGCTTAAATGAAGGTTAAACAAAGGACGTGGGTCTGGCTCACGTGCTGTCTGTACCAGTGGCCCGGGCTGCTGGAGTGTGCACTGCCCTGGGAGAGCTGGGGGCCCATGTCccctgggaggagggagcaggggaagCATTCCTTTCTGTCTCACCCTCTTTGCCATCCCCTAAGGGGGAGGAGGGTTGACAAGTGACCTGGGTGGCCATGGGAGAGGTTTCCACACAGGGAGCAAAGGTCAGAGGGGGCTGCTGAGGGGCCAGCTCCTCCACCCGACTGCAAATaaccccctcctctctccattcTCGCCTTCTGGGCCCTGGGTGTAAAGTAGGGACAAAACTGAACTTCTCCTGTGTTTCTGGAGACTGGTTAGGGAGACACCAGAGAAGCCAGCAGGTATATGGTTACGACAGGGCGCCTTGGAGCCCGAGGCCCAGGAAGCAGGGGGCCTGGCCACGTGGCCAAGGTGCTGCTGGCCCCACGTATGCCTGACCTGCTGGGCTGCCTCCCGCGAGCCTTCCAGTTTTGTTCACCTGACCCTCCCTGAGCCCAGGGCACACGGAGGAAGCGGGGTGGCACAGCCGGGTGGtgagggaggtgggcagagccCAGGCTGCACGGGGCAGTCCCCAGACCCTGACCCTGTCGCTGTCACCTCCCAGACAAGAGGTGGGGACGGAGACAAGCGGGCAGACCCCAGAGAGGGTGAGGGGCTGGGATGTTGCACACGCgcgcgtgcgcgtgtgtgtgtgtgtgtgtgcaggggtggACACCGGGGGGCCCTGGCGCACGCAAGCCGTGGTGCTGGTGGCGGTGCTCTGGTCTTACCGAGGTTGCTGTCGATCCTCTGGTGACAGGTGCGCAGGTGCGGGTTCCTTGGGTAAGCCTCGGAGATCAAGGCAGAATCGGCCCCTCCAGGGATGGAGTCTGAGTTGACAAAGAAACACCGGGAGGACGGTTAACTGACACACTTGAAATGCCGCTTCACAAAACTCATCTTTATCTGGAAAACGGGTGGAGGGACTAAGGCGGTCAGTTCTGAGGCCACCGAGAGAGGCAGGCGGGGGACGGGGAaggggcgggagggagacgcTTCCTGAGGGCAGCCCCTCGGAGATCAAAGAAGCCCAGCCTATGGGTCACCTGGTCAGACACGGACCCACGAGCTCAGGAAAGAGATTCATGCACGTAATGGTATGGCAGTTGGAGCAGCCACCATGCAAACCCACACAGGCTCCGGAAAAAGAAACGTTAAATGATGCACATTTGCCCCCAGAaatcttctctgaacctcagtttccaaaGGCACACAGAAAAGCCCTGTCACCCAGGTTATGTCTTCTGGGGGCCATCTCTTTCTAGACTTGGGGTCTCTCCTTCAGCATGGCCTACGGAAGCCCCTCAGTGCACAGTCTTCTCCCACTTCCTCCGCGGCTTTCGCCTTCCCAGATCAACCTCCGGGCCCTCCTCCGCCAGGCCTCCCCTCGGCTGTGCCCACAGGCGGCACAGGAACCATCTGGCTACTTCCAATGTGCCTGGCTCTCTAGGGGTCGACAGAGCCCCCAGGAGGCCTTGATTCCTTTCCAGATGAGGGATGTTTCTGGGCCCATCATTTGATATTAACGGGACGATCTGACACAAAACACCTCCTATCTCACACTCTTTGTCCACACGGCTGCTTCTGCGCCCGCTGGGCCTCGGGGGCTACGTTAGCCTCCTTCTTGCGCtgcaacaaaataccacaaaccatccttcagttctggaggtcagacgtCCAAGCTGGGTCTCCCTGGCCTCAGACCCAGGTGTCAGTGGGGTTGGTTCCCCTCGAGGCACTTAGGGAGAATCCGATTCCCGGCCCCTTCCAGCCCCTGGAGGTCAATCCTTAGCAGCAGCCCCTCCTCCACCTGAGAGCCAGCTGCCCGGCACCTTCAAACCTCTCACTCCATCACTCTCGCCTCTGCCTCCTTCCCACTTGCAAAGGACCTTTGTGATTTCACTGGGTCCAACCGGaaaacccaggataatctcctcaccTCAAGTCAGCCGATCAGCAACTGTACTTCCCTCTGCGACCACGATTCCCCTTTTGCCACGTGACCTGACATATTCCTGGGGCCTGGGGATTAGGCCGTGGATGTCCGGGGGGTCATATCCTACTCAGCATAGGTGTTTCCCCGCCTGAAGATCTCAGAGCTATACAGGCCAGGCTCCCACTTCCTTATCCCTCCCTCCACGGGGGAGCAGGGCTGAACCCGCCATAACGCACACCCCCAGCTCCCTGAGAGAGGCACCGGGGCCCCTGACGCCCCTACCCAGTGCAAGGTGTCCCTGCAGAACCCGAGTGTGGGCAGGAGCACTGACCTGAGTCATTGAGCTTCCTGAGGTTTGGGTGGCTGGCCTGGTACTGTGCCTCCTGGTCTTTACTTGTACTTACGGCTTCTTTCAAACTTTGGATAAAAGTTacgagaaaaagaaaacttttagaaaGGAAAACCACCTGTGACAGTGCAGTCTTTTCTAACAGTGCCCACGTGAGAAAATCAAATGCCTCTTCTGACCAAGATACAAAGCCAAATGAATATTCTAACTGCAATTATGAAAACACTGAATAAGAGGAGCAACCTACATTCTTTGTGTTACGGTAAGCAAGGTGTAGATTTTCTGTAATATGGTGATATTGTCtttataataaaagacagataCAATGACCTGACATACGAGCAACAATCATGTTTTAGCAGAAGCTGAATTCTTTTATGTTTGAACACATGACATTTATATGCCAGCCAAAATTGCAGTATGATTTTATTATACCTCTAGCCAaaaattttgaggaaaataatctcttaattttaaaatgataatcaaTGGGCAACTTGAATTAGATATGGGGAAGTTGGACATGAagactttttaaagcaaaaattctgTGAAGTGAGTCACATCTATACTGATTAGAGTGAACATTCTCTCTTTCAAATTACCAGGAGCAGTAATTTACGGAGACCCAATTCACGCAGAGTTTGCAGACTGAACAGCGGTCACATCCACACAATCAAGAGCAGTGGAGAACGCTTCTTGTTTCAAAATGTCTTAAGACAAATCCCTCCCAGTGAGTAACTTTCAGGGTCCTTTGGTCCCTTTAAGGCATGAGAAGTGTCCTGAAAGGCTCGGCTACCCGCACTAAACCCCCCTCTGCTGCTTTGCTCCGGGCAGCTGGGCACCGCTCACCTGCTGCTAGGCTGGGGGGCGAGGGTGCCATTCTGCACAGGTGGGGTCTCTGTGGGTTTGGATCTGAAGTAATTGACGAGCCCCCCGAACACACTCTTGATGCTGTTGATGTGCTTCTGGCTGGTCTTCAGATCCTGCTCCATCTTGTCCACCATCTTCTCTGTGCGCTCCAAGGCCCCTCGCTGGCGCACGAGCTCCTGGGGAGGATGAGACGTGATGGAATTGCACCTTCTGTAGCTCCCCGTCACCCGCAGAGGCAGGCTCTCTGTAAATCCTCAGCCAGCACTTGGGGATGGCGCAGCCCCCACCCCAACCTGAGTCCCGCCCGAGCTCTGGAGGGGAAGGTGCCGGCACTAAGTGTCTCGTCCTGATTGCGATTAAACTCTGGTTTTGAACAACCAGCAGGCAGAGGTCGATCTGGAGTCGATATGCTGAATCTAGAAACTTGAGATTTACCCCCATCAATGTCGCTCCCCTTCCCAGGGAGCATGACACACATATACACCAGCAGGGACGCAGGAGCTGGCGGGGAACATGCTCGAATGCGGGGCTCCGTCCCGGCAGGAGTGGCAGTGTAGAGTGGTCTTAAGTGGCAAGAGAACCACCAAGGGCAAAGGCTGGTGCCCCTAGCTGCATGTGCAGGCTGCCTGGGGCCCCTCACACCGTGTGTTCCCGAGAAAGGCCTTGTCTGGCTCCTTGCCCTCGGATTAGCCTGACGAGTGACTTTGCTTCCCTGAGTCCTCAGGCCAGCCTGACAGTCTGCACCAGCAATGTGGTTTACAGGGTGGGGGGCCTTGAGCCACACAGCGTGACCTCTGGAGGGGCTGGAGACTCCAGTCAGCCAGGCGGGCAGCTGTGCCTCCTGGATGTCACACGTCACCATGGGGGGAGTGGAGGCTGCGCACACAACTCCACAGAGAGGGGACAACGGGAAGCTCCGCTTGCTCTCCCGGACTCTGACCACCAGCCTGTCTCCCTTGAGGATTTTAATCTGCATCCTTTTGCTGTAACAAACCACAACCGTCAGTATAACAGCTCTACTAATTCTGAGTCCTTCTAGGGAATCGTTAAACCTGAGGGTGCTCTTGGGGACCCCACAACACCTCTAAACAGCACTTCTCACTCTCAGAGGCAGAAGGCTGCAGAGCAGACAGCCCCTGGGCTTCCCCAGCACAACTCCTGGTCAGCAAAGCAAGGTCCCCCAGACACATGGCGGCCACGGGTGGACATTTTAGGAAGGAGCAGCAGACACGGCCAGATGCCACGGCGCTGGTGTGGGATGTATGACCTGCCTGGATGGTAAAGACCCGGCCTCACAAGGTGCCTCATCACAGCTAAGGAGCCAGCAAGTTTGATCCTAGAACTTTTCAATAGTCGAATTCAATCACTGATACTTTATAAAATCTACTGGGAATTACTTAACCGAGCAGCTGTCCGTCTCCCTCCGTCAGCTTTTGCTTCAGGATAGGGTTGTGCTAAGAACTCTGGCTGCATCAGAACCAGCCCGGGCTGCCTTGGAGTGGAGGCTCCGGTCAGTACAGCCCCTCACCTGGAGAGGGGAAGGGTCTGCCCAGAGGATGAGGGCACCACCCCAACTCACGGGGACACCCAGAACAGAGGGCTGCAATGGCCTCCGTTCCCAGGCTGGAGAGGTGTCCGTCCCCCTGTGGTCCACCTCTCTGAACTGAAGGCCCAGCAGGGTTTGGCGATTGTCGAGTGCTGGAAAGACTCAATGAGGTGAGGGGGTCCCGCACAAGACCGTGTGCAGGATGTGCTGGCCGGGCTGCTGAGACCATCCTGGCCCGACTCCCTTTCCGCTGATGCTAATCAAGCTGGCCACTCAGGCCCTCGTCCAAGGTTTGTTGCTGGACTCCCTGAACTGAGACCCTGGGCCCCACAAAACGTCACTGGCGCGTGCTCAGCAGCCAGAGCGGCAGGCGGTCTCCCTGGCCAGGGTGGTGAAAGGGCACATGAAGACTGCGTCCACATGGGACACAAACAGGCAAATGCCCAGCATTAGGGGACTGGCCGCAGAAACAGAAGTCATCCACTAGAGGGACCACGATGCAGAAAgagcatgggacttccctggaggtccagtggttaggactctgcacctCCACTGCTGGactgggctcaatccctggtcggggaactaggattccACAGGCCacttggtgtggccaaaaaaaacaaaagagcagcGCATCACGTGCTGCTATGGAATGCCCTCCACCTTGTCAAGCAACGTGCAGTGTGGAATATACAGAACACTTCTgcttaagttaaaataaaaaaaaaaaccaaaaacataagtATAAGCAGGTTTTTATACACAGAATATCTCCACAAGGACACTGCAGGAACAGAAGGtgagtggctgggggtggggaggcagcggGTGGGAGGAGCCTTCACAGCCTTCTGTATCAACTCAATTTTGAACCCTGTGACTGGATAATCACTTCACAAAAATTATACcttagggaaagaaaagaagaaacaaattaagCCCGAGAAGTGGAAGAGCCGTGTGGCCTACAAGTCTCTATGGTTCTGCACTGTGCTCCCCAGGCCGGCCCACCTCTCCTCTATCCTGTGGGGTCAGGACCTGAGGTGAGAGCCTTCCAGAGAGGTGAACCCTACAAGTTTCTCAGGAGAAGGGCAGCTCTCCTTCACTAGAGGTGACCTGACTAAGTAACTTTCCCACTGCTGCCACGCTGGGCCTAAAAAAGTCAAGTCCTCACCGTCTAAAACATGTGTCCTGTTTCGGCACCTCTCAGCTGGGTATGTGACGGGCACCTGTCTAAGTTAGGAGGTTAGTTTAGCGGTGATTTGGGTCTGCTGGGACAGagctcaccaccaccaccccccccatcccccagggGAATGAAAGAGCGATGAAAGGGATTCAAAGACAGTAAGACAATTTGGAGAttatggggtggggtggagacgGGGGTGCTGACCATTCTTGCCTCCCAGGGCCTCCAATAATTGAGAACTGATTCAATCCTGGATAAAATTCCATGTGTAATCACACTGATGACAGAGCCTGTCACCTGCTCAGTCATGATCATACCGTACCTCTCACAGCAACACCTGGCTTGGCCATGCCAAGCCTCACGGCCTGAGGTGCCACTCTGCCTTTGCTCTCATGGTCCCCATTATTGGAAAGAAGGAACTTTGGGGGCAGCGTGGGGTTTGTCACCACAATCCTTATGAAACAACGTCATCCTCTGTGTTTTTGGCACTCCTGACCTGCCCTCTGACTGTACAGGGTCCTAAGCTCCTCCTCCAGGCCCTTtcctggaaggcttcctgggcAACACTTGAGCCAGTGCCTTCGTGTGACTCTTCTCTTCCTTGGGAacgtccctcctcctcctcctatctACACCTTAGCCTTAGTAGCCAGATTCCAGGGTATCCTCTGCCACagtattctactttctgtcactcTGATTTCCTACTTCACCTGTTCTCAGTTGccaaagatgtcttttttttttttggctgtgctgcttggcatgtgggatcttagttccctgaccagcgatcaaacccacgtcccctgcattggaagtgcagtcTTAACTACTGGAACACCAGGAAAGTCTCCAAAGATGTCTTTTTAAACAGTTCTTAGTTGGCTTCCTTGGGCCTGGGACCCTTAATCAAGTGACCCCTCCACCTGGGCCCTAAGACCTCAGGCAATCCTCCCAAATCTAAGTCAACATTTTCCGTTTAGACTGGAATGTAGGAATCCAGTAGACACAAGCAAAACTTCCTCAATGAGGCTAAAGACAGGCAGGTGGGCCACTGAGGGATCTGGTGATAAGGAGAAGTGGGGAAGGGAGATAACCCAAGGAAGTGGTAATGGGAGAATGATGGGACGGACCTCAAAACTGTCCAAGACTGTAAGTGACCAGGTCAGAGGGAAC contains the following coding sequences:
- the SNAP29 gene encoding synaptosomal-associated protein 29 produces the protein MSAYTRSYNPFDDDAEDEGVRPAPWTDNRDLADWPGAPADRQQALRQEVLRRAEATAASTGRSLSLMYESERIGVASSEELVRQRGALERTEKMVDKMEQDLKTSQKHINSIKSVFGGLVNYFRSKPTETPPVQNGTLAPQPSSSLKEAVSTSKDQEAQYQASHPNLRKLNDSDSIPGGADSALISEAYPRNPHLRTCHQRIDSNLDELSVGLGRLKDIALGMQTEIEEQDDILDRLTTKVDKLDINIKSTERKVRQL